One part of the Amphiura filiformis chromosome 5, Afil_fr2py, whole genome shotgun sequence genome encodes these proteins:
- the LOC140153731 gene encoding uncharacterized protein — protein MTLATEADRLLQKTGDPKTPNGHIKTESDEAMTPGSTSGSETGSSASGLLEETIEKIKKRAGLVVTHTEQSTPAAPVSAPTAVSEEELISSYTPSPKPANSSSKKSKKKNTLPDPMKDNHYWERRRKNNEAAKRSRDSRRAKEDQIAIRAALLEQENMRLRIEVAALKEETVKLRAMLYNKK, from the coding sequence ATGACTCTTGCTACAGAAGCAGATAGGCTTTTGCAAAAAACTGGAGATCCTAAAACCCCAAATGGACATATCAAGACAGAAAGCGACGAAGCTATGACTCCAGGCAGCACAAGTGGAAGTGAAACTGGCTCCTCAGCTTCTGGACTTTTGGAAGAAACTATTGAGAAAATTAAGAAAAGAGCGGGTCTTGTTGTAACCCACACTGAACAAAGTACACCTGCCGCGCCTGTAAGTGCACCTACAGCGGTATCCGAAGAGGAACTTATCTCATCATACACCCCGTCACCCAAACCTGCTAACTCTTCAAGCAAGAAATCAAAGAAGAAAAATACTCTGCCAGACCCGATGAAAGATAATCATTATTGGGAGAGGAGGAGGAAAAACAATGAAGCCGCGAAACGAAGTCGCGATTCCAGAAGAGCTAAGGAAGACCAAATTGCCATCCGTGCCGCTTTGCTTGAACAGGAGAACATGAGACTCAGAATTGAAGTGGCCGCATTAAAAGAAGAGACTGTCAAATTGAGAGCCATGCTTTACAACAAGAAGTAA
- the LOC140152400 gene encoding ovochymase-like: MALEIYIVILIVLGAAPNLYASGLASCETESSLPDGYIISPGYPDRYPDNIDWCVNLTAPSGLQVRLTFHDFYLQISGLCVSDSLVLYDAPRDDSEYYIGTFCGNYISSQMQSTSGNLFLRFTTNSDGIVDYGFNASFEFINESNIPIECGIQTVNLDPEQQIVGGKEAQEGEWPWQAAHLVYDTTSTISEPFIYKYLLGTNNLLEMSGHEQYAEVESVYIHPNYLQSEDDWDLALMKLTHPVLITDYVRTVCIPGADMSSLFDAGTLCTISGWGAISEGGPTSDDLLEVEVPIVDKETCSEIYDPEPITDNMLCAGFPEGGKDSCQGDSGGPMVSLVNNTWYLPGVVSWGYGCARPNIPGVYTRVTAFEDWIKPVFEGGYPEEYVCSYEEFKCLNGWCTDYELKCNSYLDGCSDGSDELYCGNELYYCILFNALPFALAKYFHATNICHLPTDDILAVFDPFPYVRLTPSSVNVSVQVEDENECATLCLTQEDVTCLAFDFQFGAQTMCYLAGNDFQLESTDDVNVVNFQIEKMPPPGSTLTSPSGRFATPKWLSAFSPESIAESFYWIIGSEHTNRVSVGFLTIHKSEEPCSPNATNEVVVRAGTELTSPVRFQRCLNDLNPDDPVVVENSLVRVDFNTIDPNKYGFIAEYTFESAWTCNQELTGQGTINSPNYPDDYPSNVECQYRIKAPTDMSVQLEIQDLEIQPSLESFSSHYFDDKSYYDFPGCPFDYLSVYDGPEADESQFIDVFCGSLDDVPEPIRSSGRYLYLEFKSDELYNYRGFQASFTFVGDTKPEYLFWIYVGAGILGGVLVICIIMACVLCKKHHTKSSTGSFAPSNNKYSDEVHINYAMEVEETPSEVHVNPEMKDEETPEETNSEMKDEETPEETNNDQEDADFVPDFVMQSEML; the protein is encoded by the exons ATGGCGCTGGAAATATACATAGTAATACTGATTGTTCTCGGTGCTGCACCTAACTTATATGCTTCGGGACTGG CATCATGTGAAACCGAGTCTTCTCTCCCAGATGGTTACATTATCTCACCCGGATACCCGGATCGTTATCCGGATAACATCGACTGGTGTGTAAACCTAACAGCTCCGTCAGGGTTGCAAGTCAGAttaacatttcatgatttttatttacAAATATCCGGGTTGTGTGTCAGTGATTCGTTGGTTTTGTATGATGCGCCCAGAGATGATTCAGAATATTATATCGGGACATTCTGCGGGAATTACATATCATCTCAAATGCAATCTACAAGTGGCAACCTATTCTTACGCTTCACGACAAACAGTGATGGTATTGTCGACTATGGTTTCAATGCAAGCTTCGAATTCATTAATG AAAGTAACATCCCAATAGAATGTGGAATCCAGACTGTCAACTTAGATCCTGAACAACAAATCGTCGGTGGCAAAGAAGCCCAAGAAGGCGAGTGGCCGTGGCAGGCAGCACATCTTGTCTACGATACCAC ATCTACCATCAGCGAACCTTTCATTTACAAGTATTTACTGGGTACAAACAATCTACTTGAAATGTCAGGACATGAACAATACGCAGAAGTTGAAAGTGTATACATCCATCCAAACTATTTACAGTCTGAAGATGATTGGGACCTTGCTCTCATGAAGCTGACGCACCCTGTTCTCATAACGGACTATGTAAGAACGGTTTGTATCCCTGGTGCTGATATGAGTTCTTTATTCGATGCTGGAACATTATGCACAATTTCAGGATGGGGAGCCATTTCTGAAGGAG GTCCTACTAGTGATGACTTGTTGGAAGTAGAAGTACCCATCGTAGATAAAGAAACATGCAGTGAGATATATGACCCAGAACCAATCACAGACAATATGTTGTGTGCAGGATTTCCTGAAGGCGGTAAGGACTCATGTCAG GGTGATAGTGGCGGTCCAATGGTATCACTGGTTAATAACACGTGGTATTTACCAGGCGTTGTCAGCTGGGGATATGGTTGTGCGAGACCAAATATTCCTGGAGTTTATACAAGAGTTACAGCATTTGAAGACTGGATCAAACCAGTATTTGAAGGCGGTTACCCGGAAG AGTATGTTTGCAGTTACGAAGAATTTAAATGTTTGAATGGATGGTGCACTGATTACGAATTAAAGTGTAACTCGTACCTTGATGGATGTTCTGATGGCTCAGACGAGCTATACTGTGGTAATGAATTGTACTATTGTATCTTGTTTAATGCA TTACCCTTTGCGCTGGCAAAATATTTTCATgctaccaatatttgtcatttgcCTACAGACGATATCCTGGCAGTATTTGATCCGTTTCCGTACGTTCGGCTAACACCATCCTCGGTGAATGTCTCGGTACAAGTAGAAGATGAAAATGAATGCGCTACGCTGTGTTTGACGCAGGAGGATGTGACTTGTTTAGCATTTGATTTTCAGTTTGGGGCGCAGACGATGTGTTATTTGGCGGGAAACGATTTTCAACTTGAATCAACGGATGATGTAAATGTCGTAAACTTTCAAATAGAAAAAATGCCTC CACCAGGAAGCACATTAACATCACCGTCTGGAAGATTCGCGACTCCGAAATGGTTGTCAGCGTTTTCTCCTGAATCTATCGCTGAAAGCTTCTACTGGATTATTGGTAGCGAACACACTAATCGAGTTTCTGTAGGATTTCTTACCATTCATAAGAGCGAGGAACCATGTTCACCTAATGCTACTAATGAAGTAGTAGTACGGGCTGGAACGGAGCTAACGTCACCGGTTCGATTCCAACGTTGTCTGAATGACCTCAATCCTGACGACCCAGTGGTTGTTGAGAACTCTTTGGTGAGAGTGGATTTCAATACAATAGACCCAAATAAGTATGGCTTTATTGCAGAATATACATTTG AATCTGCGTGGACTTGTAACCAAGAACTGACAGGACAGGGAACAATAAACTCTCCAAATTATCCCGACGACTACCCTAGTAATGTTGAATGCCAATACCGTATCAAAGCGCCAACCGATATGAGtgtacaacttgaaatacaagatttggaaatccaaccaagtTTGGAATCATTCTCTTCGCATTACTTTGATGATAAGTCATATTATGACTTCCCTGGGTGTCCATTCGATTATTTGAGTGTTTACGACGGGCCGGAAGCTGATGAAAGTCAGTTCATCGACGTGTTCTGTGGATCTTTGGACGATGTCCCTGAGCCGATACGAAGTTCGGGGAGATATCTCTATCTCGAGTTCAAATCCGATGAGCTTTATAATTATAGAGGTTTCCAAGCTTCGTTTACGTTTGTTGGTGATACCAAACCAG AATATTTATTTTGGATTTACGTTGGAGCTGGTATCTTGGGTGGCGTTCTTGTGATCTGCATCATCATGGCATGTGTTCTGTGTAAGAAGCATCACACAAAAAGTTCAACTGGCTCTTTTGCTCCATCTAACAA